The following is a genomic window from Staphylococcus saccharolyticus.
AATAATTTCATAAATAAATTCAATTCTGAAGTTGATTTAAATTTTCAACTTCAGTTTTTTATTTTGAAGACCTAACACGTTGTACTTAATCTTGCATCTGTGTATAAAAACTTGAATCACTTCTATTATAAATGTAAACTTTTAATTGATTTTAGTTTACATTTTGGGTAGGTGACGGTATTCTTATGAACATTTTTATTACTGGTACTAATACAGACATAGGGAAAACCTATGTCACTAAACATCTTTTTAAATTGTTAAAGGATAAAGGGTACCAAGTATGTATTTTTAAACCTTTTCAAACTGAAGAAATGAGTGGTGGAAGGTATCCAGATTTGGAGATATTTCGAAATGAATGTTTATTAGATTATGAAACAACGTCTTTATACACATTTAGAGATCCGGTTTCACCACATTTGGCATTCAAAATTGAAGGTCATCAGCAATTTGAGCGGCAAAGATTGCTCAATAAACTTAAGGATCTAGAAAGTCAATTCGACATCATCCTCATTGAAGGGGCCGGAGGTATTGCGGTACCTATCTATGAATGCGATGATTATTTTTATTTGACAAAAGACTTAATCAATGACACCTCTGACTTAATCGTTAGTGTTCTACCATCAAAACTAGGGGCAATTAACGATGCTGTTGTTCACCAAAATTATATTGATGAAATAATGTTGCCGCCTAACATACTGTTGATGAATCGTTATACGCATAGCTCTATTGAACAGGATAATCGACACACTATTGA
Proteins encoded in this region:
- the bioD gene encoding dethiobiotin synthase; the encoded protein is MNIFITGTNTDIGKTYVTKHLFKLLKDKGYQVCIFKPFQTEEMSGGRYPDLEIFRNECLLDYETTSLYTFRDPVSPHLAFKIEGHQQFERQRLLNKLKDLESQFDIILIEGAGGIAVPIYECDDYFYLTKDLINDTSDLIVSVLPSKLGAINDAVVHQNYIDEIMLPPNILLMNRYTHSSIEQDNRHTIEKVMHKPVYTFSNQATYKDFQEAFIQQIVGGNNELYTRTSR